A window of the Bos indicus x Bos taurus breed Angus x Brahman F1 hybrid chromosome X, Bos_hybrid_MaternalHap_v2.0, whole genome shotgun sequence genome harbors these coding sequences:
- the LOC113887980 gene encoding melanoma-associated antigen B17-like, whose protein sequence is MPRMHKNKYHACVKCHQVQGDTQCPQEAQTSAVAAPKEEFPSSPSSVPQGSSRGSPATGDHQELQEAMAPSSPDAGPSCAGSDEGAQGPEEESAGTSQAAPATQSPRIDPLTRKASMLLEFLLEKSTKKEPISQHALLKVVGTKYRQHIPEILRRASKHMELVFGLELMEVDHSRNIYALINKLNLGGDEGLSDEWGVPKSGFLMVLLGIIFMKGNRATREEVWEFLSVLGVYTGRRHWIFGEPRRLITKDLVQKKYLKYQ, encoded by the coding sequence ATGCCTCGGATGCACAAGAACAAGTACCATGCCTGTGTGAAATGCCACCAGGTCCAGGGGGACACTCAGTGTCCCCAAGAGGCCCAGACCAGTGCTGTTGCAGCCCCCAAAGAGgagttcccctcctccccctcgtCTGTCCCTCAGGGTTCTTCCCGGGGCTCCCCTGCTACTGGAGATCACCAGGAGCTTCAGGAAGCCATGGCCCCTAGCTCTCCTGATGCAGGGCCCTCCTGCGCAGGATCTGAtgaaggtgcccagggcccaGAGGAGGAAAGTGCAGGTACCTCCCAGGCAGCCCCTGCCACTCAGAGCCCTCGAATAGATCCTCTGACCAGGAAGGCCAGCATGCTGCTGGAGTTCCTGCTGGAGAAGTCCACCAAGAAGGAGCCCATCTCGCAGCACGCCCTGCTGAAGGTCGTTGGCACCAAGTATAGGCAGCACATACCTGAGATCCTCAGGAGAGCCTCTAAGCACATGGAGCTGGTATTTGGCCTGGAGCTGATGGAAGTCGACCATAGCAGGAACATCTATGCCCTCATCAACAAGCTCAACCTCGGGGGCGATGAAGGTCTGAGTGATGAGTGGGGTGTGCCCAAGTCCGGTTTCCTCATGGTGCTCCTGGGCATTATCTTCATGAAGGGTAACCGCGCCACCAGGGAGGAGGTCTGGGAATTCCTCAGTGTGTTGGGGGTCTATACTGGGAGGAGGCACTGGATCTTTGGGGAACCCAGAAGGCTCATCACCAAAGATCTGGTGCAGAAGAAGTACCTGAAGTACCAATAG
- the LOC113887979 gene encoding melanoma-associated antigen B5-like: MPRGQNHKLCIHEKRHQAQYEPQSHRGVQPTAVMEELPSTSSLLEDNSQSSSATGSNSTSQGSLEAPSTTSTFSTTSDTTSDEEDTSQDDEDSRSSDVSSSTENTYSDTLNSMTSLLEQFLLHKYKMKQPVMKEDMLKIIHPKYHNLFAEILKTASEHIEAVFAVDLKEVDSTIHSYDLVSKLNLPNNGRLWDGKGLPKTGLLMTVLGVIFVKGNCAAEEDIWKFLSMMRVYAGRKHFIYGEPRKLITKDFVTMKYLEYRQVANGDPPRYEFLWGPRAHGETSKMKVLEFLAKVIDTVPSAFSSQYEEALRDEEERA, from the coding sequence ATGCCTCGGGGTCAGAATCATAAGCTCTGCATCCATGAGAAACGCCACCAGGCCCAATATGAGCCCCAGAGTCACAGGGGAGTTCAGCCCACTGCAGTAATGGAAGAGCTTCCCTCTACCTCTTCTCTTTTAGAAGATAATTCACAGAGCTCATCAGCTACTGGGTCAAATAGCACTTCCCAGGGGTCTTTGGAAGCCCCATCTACTACCAGCACTTTTTCAACTACTTCTGACACAACATCTGATGAAGAAGATACCAGTCAAGATGACGAAGATTCACGTTCCTCCGATGTCTCATCTTCTACTGAGAACACCTACAGTGATACTCTGAACAGCATGACAAGTTTGTTGGAACAGTTCCTTctgcataaatataaaatgaagcagcCCGTCATGAAGGAAGATATGCTGAAGATTATCCACCCAAAATACCATAATCTATTTGCTGAGATTCTCAAGACAGCCTCTGAACACATCGAGGCCGTCTTTGCAGTTGACTTGAAGGAAGTTGATTCAACCATCCACTCCTATGACCTTGTCAGCAAACTGAACCTGCCCAACAATGGGAGGCTGTGGGATGGTAAGGGCTTACCTAAGACTGGTCTCTTGATGACAGTTCTGGGTGTGATCTTTGTGAAGGGCAACTGTGCCGCTGAGgaagacatctggaagttcttgagtATGATGCGAGTATATGCTGGGAGAAAACACTTCATCTACGGAGAGCCCAGGAAGCTCATCACCAAAGACTTTGTGACGATGAAGTACCTGGAGTACCGCCAGGTTGCCAACGGTGATCCTCCACGTTACGAGTTCCTGTGGGGCCCACGAGCCCATGGTGAAACCAGCAAAATGAAAGTCTTGGAATTTTTGGCAAAAGTCATTGATACAGTCCCCAGTGCCTTCTCATCACAGTATGAAGAAGCTTTGCGAGATGAGGAGGAGAGAGCTTGA